A stretch of DNA from Carya illinoinensis cultivar Pawnee chromosome 12, C.illinoinensisPawnee_v1, whole genome shotgun sequence:
ACACGCTTTAACGTTTTGGCGGTCTTGAATccatgtttgtttgtttgtttatgaGCTTGCTTGAGTTGTTGCCATCTTAAATGGAGCTATCATCATTACGCTCCTGGTCTTCACTTGTGTTATCAAGCtggaaactcttggagatgaaACTCGGCACGATGAAATTTGTTATGAAGTAGAGAAAGAAAAGTGCTACACTGTCATACAGGAAAAAGGAGAGTGAATAAGTATACTTGAAATGTAgtatctatctttttttttttcacctctcGGTAAAACTGCAAATTGAAAGCAAAATTGGGTAAAATTACTGAATGTTTGGATGATATCAGCGAATGGAGTGTTTTTGGTACATGAGGCGAGGGAATTGGAAAGTGAAAAGGACCAACCTGGCGAGGAGCAGGACGGATAAGTCACCGCCGGATCTGGCGGGTGATGAGACACCAAGAACAAGGGAATTGGGGATGGCATAGGCCCTCAGAGCCGGCAGTGAAAGGTGGTTCGGTCGGAGTGGAATAAGGTTGGCAGGCTCATTGATAGAGAAGCGAAGCAATTGAGGTGTGCTCAGATGCTGCTTGTGTTTAAGATGTGAATGCGAGGGAATCAATGGAGTGCGGAATTGGATACACCACATTGTGAAAAAGAGAGTagtagtggtggtggtggtggtagaaCACTAGAACACAATAGATATCTGCAACTTGGGAAACTTCAAAAGTTCAAATGTTCTCCACCCAATGGAGCTTGGATAATGTTGTGTAGGATGAGATATTCTTGGCTATAAAGGGGTTTGATATCTTCacgagttttattttatttatttatttatcttttttggtTGGGGGATAGAGGGTGTTAGGCTGAAGAGAGAGCGGGGAAGATGGGCTTGGCTTGGAAATCCGGGTTTTATATAATTCCAAAATTGAAGTGCTCTTAAACTGAAATGGGCTTCCGGATGAACTCGTGACCCAATTACTAATTTTTAGGAAAAGTTGTTCTCTGTTAAGGATTCGCAGAGGGCCCAACTTAGGATCGatctttaaattgaaaaaaacaaaaaaataaaacaaaaaaacaaacgaaaaagaaaaagaaaaaacaaaatcaaaatagcTCTAAATATACTATGAACCAccgttatataaaaataataacctGATTCTTTTTAATGTTATTGCTGAGATACACCGCTCATCACATGAAAAATCAACATAATTAAATACTACTTGTTTaaaagtaatgctacatacaattgAGAAATGCGTAAGTACTGTATTGTTGCTTTGAAGAATAGTGAGATTCactatcaaaaaattaaaaattttatgtggaaTCTTTTTTGCATACTCTTTTGCGCAATCCATcgatatgattagttgtgtattaaaaaaattgatacagtaatcatatcagtagagaaAGCAGAGAAatcgcaaaagtgactgtatgtagcactacttttaaaaaaatatatttttttatgtaattctatatttattcattttttttaaaataattatatggcgCTTACACACTCACAACTATAATTATAATTTCTCCTCATTTTATCAATATTGACAAACTTTGGATGTGAAGACCTTAAAATAGGCAATAATATATTCATGTCTTCCAagtcaataattataatttgaagGGATCAAGTCAATATTATGAAAAAGAGACTTCATTGTAGCTCATTGGCACAATACGTAGGCATGCACCGTGtgtaaacaaatatatatatatatatatatatatatatatatatatatatatataatacaactACTTGATTTGTGTACGTGGAAGATCAATGCTTTTGTGATAGGGAAGAAATGCTATTAATTTAACAAAACAgatcacttttctgtaatcataaattttgagaatttcttatttatttattgcatattatatatatatatatataaatcaataaactTATTCAAAATGACATATATGTAACTACGCGTCTCctcttattaataattaatcaatAGACGAGGATTGGAGATAACTCCTTCaaattttttagctttttcaTGGAACATTGGATTACTTGATATGTAGATAGCCGCTTGATTATCACAGCATGCCCTCATGGGGCCAGACATAATGAAGCTCATACAAGCTGAAGATGAACCCGATGAAGTGCGCCTTAAGTGTAACATCAGGGAAATTTCTTGGTTATTTGGTGAAGAGACAAGGAATGAATGTAGTACAGCTTTGCACACATCATCTTTTATGATTCCCCTTCAAAAGTGGGCATCATCGGATCGGGCAATCCTATATGTAAAAGGGAATGAAGCTTGATAGGACACAAAGTGATTAATAAGGCCAGAAGTACaatatctcttttcttttctaaggcAATAGGTAAACGAATAGATAAAGGAAAGTGATAGGTTACAGCTTTTCTATTAtccatttactatttattttgtatttgatttgttttttaattttttaattttacttaatgattaaagaagttatttttaataaaattattttttttaaaattttttttaatgattaaagatgttaaaaaatacttaaaagaaaatgataaaaaaataaaaaaatttcaaatttttataaattgtaaatagataataatataataataacctTATAAGATAGTAATCCGAGTTTCATGTACTCTTGGCATATAGACTTCCATGTAATTATGAATTGtcttatatatagtcatttttacgtatttcactaatataattgactaaaatatttattttatattaaaacaatgatgcagtcaatcatatcagtgcagtgcataaaaaaatacgtaaaagtaactgtaaatatatttttctataattatataaaaagaaaacccatatgaatagataaaatttctataagcgagaataatcaataaaattagagtatggtcttctttaaaaataaaaacagaataGATATAATTTCATGAGTTTGTTGAAGAGATCTATCTATGATCTATCTATCTATAGATCTGCTCAAAATTTCTACTCTAAACTCATGAGTTGAATAGTGAAATCAGacgagatagttttagatgaaagttaaaagtcaaataaaatattattagaatatttttttaatattattattattttaggatttgaaaaaattaaattgagatttgaaaaaattaaattgtttattatattttgtgtataaatttgtgaaaattgtattgatgagatgagatggattgaAATAGTTTTGTTATCCAAACTTAGCCAAGTCATATTTGCATGGATTAAGAAGATCATGATCACAAGAAGTCATTAATTATTGAGTAATGATACTTGTAATTGTGAGTATACAAATGTtgcgtaattatttaaaaaaaatgaataaatactatacctatatgaaaaaaattaattttttaataatatatattttttttaaaatgactatacaatacttatatattttataacaatgatacgtaatattatttttaattatattggtTTTCCTATGGAACCAAAGCTCAATATGCATCATGGCTGAGAAGTGAGAAGTGAGAACACAAGCGGGGCCACCGGCCCATAGTAGTGGCTGATTAGGACCCCTATTAAAGTTGATGTTATTTCCATTATTACTGCTATGCATGTTCTATTTAGTGCTTTACTATATTTagctttttatatttaattcacATGTATTGGGActcatattttcatttaatgCTTTGTGTGTATCCGTGTGATTAAATAGTATGTAACAAAGAAGTTTAATGTATGAGGAATTCACATAATCAATCCTACATATTAGAGGATTGAgttttcccttcattttctctatttttcttctcttcatctttattttaaCTCCAACAATTGGCATAAGAGCCAAGTTTGATCTAAAAACGGCGATATGGCAGCACCTAGTTCTTCTCCTACTATTCCAATATTCAGTGGAGAAAACAATGACTATTGGAATATCAAAATGAAGACTCTCTTCATGTCACTTGATCTTTGGGATGTGGTAGAAAAAGGGGTCACTGTTACTGCAGAAGGAACTTCCGAAACAAACCAAAACAAGATAGACAGACAAATAGATGCTAAAGTTTTGTTTACTCTACAGCAAGCCGTCAGTGAAGCTATCTTCCAAGATTGATGAGGGCCACGACTTCAAACCAAGCATGGGAGATCCTGCAACAAGAGTTTCAAGGTAATCTCAAAGTTAAAACCATTAAGCTTCAAGGTTTAAGAAGAGAACTCGAGAATCtaaaaatgtaaaagactatTGTTCTAGGATCATTGAGATCATAAATCAGATGATAGTTTATGGAGAAGAAATAACAGATTCAAGaatagttcaaaaaattattattagtcTCACAGAGAAATATGATCATATGGTTGCTGCTATTGAAGAGACTAGAGACCTTTCTACTCTTTCTGTTACTGAATTAATGGGGTCCTTATATGCCCATGAACAAAGAATTTATAGAAGAGGTGAACGTTCCTTAGAGAATGCATTTCAGTCTAAGGTTAACTTGAAAAATCAGAAACCAAGAGATTTTAAAAAGAAGTATAAAAGTGGAACAAAAGGAGGAGAAAATTctcaaagaaaaggaaactcgAAAGGAGATTTTCCTCCTTGTGGTATTTGTAAAAAGAACAATCACCTTGAAAAGGATTGTTATCATCAAGGGAAGCCTCAATGCACTAATTGCAAGAAGTTTGGCCATGTTGAAAAGGATTGCAGATTCAAGAATAAAAATTAGCAAGCCAACTACATAGAAGAAAAGGAGGAGCAATTGTTCTATGCATGTCAAGCCATTGTTGATTAGAAAAGTGAAGAATGGTTCCTTGATAGTGGCTGCAGCAATCACATGACTCCAAATGAAGGTatgttttcaaagattgatACATCTGTCAAAGTAAAAGTGAAGCTTGGAAATGGTGATTTAGTaaaatcaaaaggaaaatgcacaatcacctTGGAAACTAAGAAAGGAACCAGATTTATTAATGATGTTCTTTTAGTTCCAAGTCTTGATCAAAGTTTATTGAGTGTTGGTCAAATGATACAAAATGGATACTCTTTACTATTTGAGAAAGAAGCACGTACCATTTGTGATCTAAAACATCATAAGCAGGTTGTGGCAGAAATTAAAATGGGAAATTGTATGAATTTTCCCATACAATGGCAATATCAAAAAGCTTTGGTTGCTAAGCTTGATGATACAACTCTTTGGCATCGAATGTTTGGTCACTATAACCCTAATGCCTCGAGAGTTTTGAATCAAAAAAATATGATCAGTAATTTGCCTCTACTGGATTCTAATATGTCTGTATGTGAGGGTTGCATGTTAGGGAAGCAACATAGACAACCTTTTCCTAAAGGTGAAGCATGGAGAGCTAAAAAGGTATTGGAACTCGTTCACACTGATGTGTGTGGTCCAATGAGAATTCCTTCTCATAATCAAAATAGGTACTTTATActgtttattgatgatttctcaaGAATGACATGGGTTTACTTCTTTAAAGAAAAGTATGAAGTTTTTGGTATCTTTAAGAAGTCCAAACTTTTGGTTGAAAACCAAAGTGACAGCAAGATAAAGACATTGAGAAGTGATAGAGGAACAAAATTCAACTCAAAGAAGTTTGATGAGTTTTGTGAAGAAGAAGGGCTTGAACATTAGCTTACAATTGCCTATACTCCTCAGCAAAAGGAAGTTTCAGAAAGAAAGAATAGGATTGTGATGGAAATGGCAAGATCCATGATGCTTGAGAAGGGACTTCCAAAAAGATTTTGGGCAGAGGCTGTCAACACATCAGACTATTTGCTCAATAGATGTCCAACAAAAGCTGTGCCAAATCAAACTCCAATAGAAGCTTGGAGTGGTCAAAAACCTACTGCAAGTCACTTAAAGATTTTTGGGTGTATGTGTTATATACATGTACCACCACATAAGAGGCATAAGCTAGAAGAGAAATCTGAAAAATGAGTCTTTCTAGATTACAGTTCTCAGTCCAAGGGATATAGAATCTATAATTTGGATTCAAAGCAACTTGTAACTAGTCGAGATGTTGAATTTAATGAAGATGCAAGCTGGAATTGGGATgaagaaaagataaatattaaatctatttctaTACCATAAGTGTTCGAAACAATGTCATTGAATTCTGAAGATCAGAATGGAAGAAGAGAAGCaatagaagatgaagaaaatgtcAATCCAATGGTATCACCAAGAGCTGAACCAATATCTCCTTCAACTGCAATGTCCTCACCTGAATCCCCATCAAGAAGGTTAAGACCTTTGGCTGAAATTTATGAATCATGCAACTTTGTTTCAGTTGAGCCTCGAAGTTTTGATGAAGCTATGAAAGACAAAGTATGGATTGATGTAATGGAGGAAGGGATTAGAATGattgaaaagaataaaacatGGGAGTTGGTAAACTGTCCTGACAAAAAAGACATTATTGGGGTTAAGTGGATCTACAAAATGAAGCTTAACTCTGAtggttctttaaaaaaatgcaagGCAAGACTTGTGGCTAAAGGCTATTCACAGCAGCCTGGTATTGACTATAATGAGACCTTTGCACCAGTTGCAAGGTTGGACACCATTCGAACCATTTGTGCACTTGCAGCTCAAAACAGTTGGAAGATTTTTTAACTTGATGTCAAATCAGCCTTCTTGAATGGAGTTTTAGAAGAAGAAATATATGTTGATAAGCCAGAGGGCTTCATAAAAGAAGAAGGCAAAGTGCTTCGATTAAAGAAAGCTCTATATGGGTTTAAACAAGTTCCAAGGGCTTGGTATAGCAGAATTGACAGTTatttcaatgaaaaataattcaGTAAAAGTAAGAGGGAGCCTACACTCTATGTCAAAGTAAAGAAATGGAGGTATTTTGCTTGTCTCtctatatgttgatgatttaatttttactaGAAACAATATAGAGATGAGGAAGAATTCAAAAGAGATATGATGAGTACTTTTGAGATGAGTGATTTGGGACTTATGCACTATTTTCTTGGAATGAAAGTTTATAAAAAAGgttgaatttttatttcacaGAAAAAGTATTATGAAGATATGTTGAAAAAGTTTCAAATGTTTGGATGCAAACCTGTGGCTACACCTCTTATTGCTAATGAGAAACTCAAAAAGGAAGATGGAGCAAAGAAGGTTAATGCATGCACTTATAGAAGTCTAATTGGTAGTTTGTTGTATCTAACTGCTACTCGACTAGATTTGATGTTTGTTTCTAGTTTGTTGTCCAGGTTTATGCAAAGTCCAAGTCAAATTCATCTTGGAGCAGCTAAGAGGGTTATCAGATATGTGCAAGGAACCATGGACTTTGGAATTTGGTACAAGCCATGCTCACAGCCTAAGTTAACAGGTTttacagatagtgattgggcAGGATCACTTGATAACATGAGAAGTACCCCATGCTTTTGTTTCAAATTGGGAACAGGAGTTTTTTCATGGGGTTCAAAGAAGCAACCAACAGTTGCTCAATCAATAGCTGAAGCTGAGTATGTGGCTGATGCAGGGGCTGTTAGTCAAGCTATTTGGCTAAGGAAAATTATGGAAGACATGGGTGAGAAACAACCAGGACCAATTGATGTATTTTGTGACAACAAGTCAACCATAAATATGATTAAGAATCCTGTTTATCATAGTAGAACAAAACACATTTCAATcaagtattattttttgaggGAAGCTGAAGCAAATGGTGAAGTTAATCTGAAATAATGTACCAGTGAAGAACAGATGGCTGATATATTTACTAAAGCACTTCCCAGAGTCAAGTTTCAATTTCTTCGAATGATGCTTGGTGTTTCTGAAAAATACATCGAGGAGGAGTATTAAAGTTGATGTAATTTCCATTATTACTGCtatgcatgttttgtttagTGCTTTACTATATTTAGCTTGTTATATTTAATTAACATGTATTGGGACTCATATTGCCATTTAATGCTTTATGTGTATTTGTGTGATTAAATAGTATGTAACCAAGAAGTATAATGTACAAGGAATTCACAGAATCAATCTTATAGATTAGAGGATTgaatttttccttcattttttctatttttttgctcttcatctttattttaaCTCCAACAACCCCGGTCCCCCAAACTCACCTTTCGAATGTTTCCATTAATCAACAGTCAACAGTCAACGCACATGAGGTGTGGACTgtagaaatgaaagaaaaggaaagatatGGACTGTGGAGACTCAAAAGCAAGCGCGTTACTACGGGAAATCGTTGTTGCAATGCATGCGATTTGTCGTTTGGTTCGCTCGCGAGAGGTACGTACGTAGAAGTTACTTCAGTCGCTCTCGAGTACTAATGCTTTTTTTGTTCACTACCGTAGATCAGCTACCTTTCAAAATagattcatttctacagtatcGTAGTAGAGGCATGAATTAAGGTAATTATCTACGGCCAACTTTTATTAATCTACCAATTATATCAAGTGAAAAAATACACtcaaatgcaaaaaataaaaataaaaaaaatgtcaaaattatattatttttgcacCCAAATTTTGATATGATCGCTCTTGGGGCGAAGACAAATATTTGGAGCTAAGCAATCTGCCGATCGAAGCTGTGAAATTAGAAACTAAAGAATTTTAATCAtgatttgatatttttcaattttttgagtatttatttatttagatcgGAGaagcaatatataataaatcattatatatatatatatatatatatttataaaacgTGAATGGTATTCAGGTTTGGGGCCTctgatataaaatttttatctgatctcatcccatcttattcacaaacataattcaaatacaatattttcaaattaatcattataattttttcaaactttaaaataaaaaataaaaaataattctaacattttcaagcccccaaacaaaaatagtattagaaaactatattattacaatattttaactttatagtattttttattcaattttttctcattcctttttcaaaatttaaaaaatactcaattcaaactatctcatcactattatttacaaattatcttactactatttacaaaattttcatttcatctcactccACAAACCTAACCAAACAATCCCTAGGGATTGTTTTCCTGCACGTAGTACATAACTCTAATTCCCAAACTGTGTTGAGTAATATTGGTTTAAACTTATGACTGATATACAGCTTAAAATACCTATAAATATTTGGATATAGCAGCTGCATATACTGCAGAATATTCAACTACAGTATATACATTATTAGCATAATTGTAATGCTAATAATGGTCATATAGGGGGCAGTTGTATGGAAATTTTGCAACTTAATAATATTGGACAACCattcatgaaaaaatatagGTAGATGATACACAAAAACAATCTGTGTATAATGGGGAGAATATATAAATGATGCAGGCTTTCATAATGTATATGGGAAACAAGAATATTTGTTTATGTAGATTCTGACACATGTCATGAAATATGCATGCAGTATATATAATACCTATTGACAGTAGAAAGCCTATCTATTTCATTCTCAGGAAACAACAGAAATCCAGCATTTTTGGAGCAACAGGCCTTTGAGCTCATGTAGACTTGATGACAAATTGAAACGCAGATCAGATTAATGCTTTCTAATCTGTGTATATGTCCTTCATCCCATCCTTCAAAGAGTAATTAAATTGCCAGTAGATATAATTCCCTCATGTACTTGGAATATCAGTTGTAATGAAAACTGTAGGTTTCATCGAATTGAATTCTTAATGTGATGAATACACATTAAGGTTTCAGGTTGACGTCACATTTGGTACTGTAATTCAGTTGGGAGATTGCATGCGTTCTTTTGTGTCTCTATGGATGTTTGCATTTCTTGTATATCTTGGGAATGTGCTTAGATATAGTATATTGACAGGTTATTATGGAATTCAATGATAAGTGTATCATTTGTATGTGTTTCTTTGCAAGAAATTGACAAATACTTGGATTCTGAATGGGGTAACAGGAGCATTGTGAATGGGGTTTTCATAATAAGTGATGGTTATTATGAActgtaaaatttatatattcaatatgGCAAACAGGTTATTCCCATATTCCCATTTCGTCTAGAAAAGTAGGTTATTAAATACTCGGTTTTGCCACTACTTTCAAGGGATGGCAAAAAAGGATCTGTACTATGTTTTTCCCACTAGGAAAATTGATGTGAAAAGATTTATTTGTACAACAGACCAGATGGATAATAAACAATAGCCACGAGTTTTTACTGGGGTGGAAATGCCTTGGTTCCCAGAAGAAACCTTTTCCCACCACCACAGTGTATGGATGTAGCATTTTCCCGACTACTTGGTTAAATGGAATGGACTTATTTCCAATAAATCGAAGTCGCGGGCAATAATATTTTGccaaaacaaaatagaatgGGTATTAATATATTGCCACCAGAAATAGTTGTCTAAAACAAATATTTGTCATTACAGCATCCAATGGGGAAAAATTATTTGCCATATTATATCCCACGTTGGTATACATAGCACATACCCTTTTCCGACTACTCGAGCTGACACTAAACATCTATTACCAATCAAACCATGTGGTGGAAAAAGGTGGAATTTCACAAGCACAACCCGAGTTGTGCCATAATAGGCACCACGAAATTGGTCGGAATTATGTAATTGTAACCAGAAGATATAATCACATATACCTTTTTGCCACCATATTTTCCATGAACAGTCTCGTGGGAAACATACTTATCCCGACCTAGTATAAGTGTGGCAAAATAATTTAACATACCACAGTTAAAGAAATCCAAATAGCGTTTGCCACCACACCATACTAATTTTCCCACGAACTCATTTCGTGGTAAATATTAATCTATTTCCACGAAATTTTTTATCCGTGACAAAATAATATTCCCCActtattatatgccaccaaccTCCCACGAATGTAATTTAGTGGCATAAATGTTATTGCGACTTAATGGTAGCCTTTTCCGACAACTCTCAACCATGGCAAAAAGCTgcttttcttgtagtgccttGATGATCATATGAAGAAGCTTACATA
This window harbors:
- the LOC122289829 gene encoding uncharacterized protein LOC122289829 gives rise to the protein MWCIQFRTPLIPSHSHLKHKQHLSTPQLLRFSINEPANLIPLRPNHLSLPALRAYAIPNSLVLGVSSPARSGGDLSVLLLASVALFFLYFITNFIVPSFISKSFQLDNTSEDQERNDDSSI